Proteins from a single region of Hordeum vulgare subsp. vulgare chromosome 6H, MorexV3_pseudomolecules_assembly, whole genome shotgun sequence:
- the LOC123402065 gene encoding proline-rich protein 4-like, producing MGALPRGLLVLGVCAVLVAAVLADASPAASMVVGLAKCADCTRKNMKAEAAFAGLQVAVKCKNAHGEYETKAVGAVDKSGAFGVPLSADLLREDGELKHDCFAQLHSAPGHPCPGQEPSLIVRQSLDGAEKKGFVAVPGEVHYSSKECASAFLCHLFHKKHLFHKKPALVVPHLKKKPIVIPHVHKKPIVIPHFHKKPAPVPVPEYKPPTPTPVYKHPTPVPEYKPPTPTPVYKHPAPVPEYKPPTPVYPHPAPIYHPPAAHQKAALNPETDPQLFKKLLHKKKPIVIPHLPVVVPHFHKKPAPVPVPEYKPPTPTPVYTHPTPVPEYKPPTPVYPHPSPIYHPPAADQKAALNPETDPQLFKKLLHKKPIVIPHFHKKPAPVPVYTRPTPVPEHKPPTPVYTHPTPVPEHKPPTPVYTHPTPIYHPPADQKMVQDPETDPQLFKKLLPFIKKNPFFKNFPPAQEDTKP from the exons ATGGGGGCTCTGCCTCGGGGTCTACTGGTCCTCGGCGTTTGCGCCGTCCTGGTGGCGGCCGTGCTCGCCGATGCATCGCCGGCGGCGTCAATGGTCGTCGGCTTGGCCAAGTGCGCCGACTGCACCAGGAAGAACATGAAAGCTGAGGCTGCTTTCGCAG GCCTTCAGGTGGCTGTCAAGTGCAAGAACGCCCACGGCGAGTACGAGACCAAGGCCGTCGGAGCGGTGGACAAGTCCGGCGCGTTCGGCGTGCCCCTCAGCGCCGACCTCCTCCGCGAGGACGGCGAGCTCAAGCACGACTGCTTCGCGCAGCTCCACAGCGCGCCCGGCCACCCGTGCCCCGGGCAGGAACCGTCCTTGATCGTGCGGCAATCCCTCGACGGCGCCGAGAAGAAGGGCTTCGTCGCCGTCCCCGGCGAGGTGCACTACTCCTCCAAGGAGTGCGCGTCGGCGTTCCTCTGCCACCTCTTCCACAAGAAGCACCTCTTCCACAAGAAGCCGGCCTTGGTCGTCCCTCACCTCAAGAAGAAGCCCATCGTGATCCCGCACGTCCACAAGAAGCCCATCGTCATCCCTCACTTCCACAAGAAACCGGCGCCGGTGCCGGTGCCGGAGTACAAGCCGCCGACGCCCACCCCGGTGTACAAGCACCCGACGCCCGTGCCAGAATACAAGCCGCCGACGCCCACCCCGGTGTACAAGCACCCGGCGCCCGTGCCAGAATACAAGCCGCCGACGCCGGTGTACCCGCATCCGGCGCCGATCTACCACCCTCCTGCCGCCCATCAGAAGGCCGCTCTGAACCCGGAGACTGACCCTCAGCTCTTCAAGAAGCTCCTCCACAAGAAGAAGCCCATCGTGATCCCGCACTTACCAGTCGTGGTCCCTCACTTCCACAAGAAACCGGCGCCGGTGCCGGTGCCGGAGTACAAGCCGCCGACTCCCACCCCGGTGTACACGCACCCGACGCCAGTGCCAGAATACAAGCCGCCGACGCCGGTGTACCCGCACCCGTCGCCGATCTACCACCCTCCCGCTGCCGATCAGAAGGCGGCTCTCAACCCGGAGACAGACCCCCAGCTCTTCAAGAAGCTCCTCCACAAGAAGCCCATCGTGATCCCGCACTTCCACAAGAAGCCAGCGCCGGTGCCGGTGTACACGCGCCCGACGCCCGTGCCGGAGCACAAGCCGCCGACGCCGGTGTACACACACCCGACGCCCGTGCCGGAGCACAAGCCGCCGACGCCGGTGTACACGCACCCGACACCGATCTACCACCCTCCCGCTGACCAGAAGATGGTGCAAGACCCGGAGACGGACCCTCAGCTCTTCAAGAAGCTCCTGCCGTTCATCAAGAAGAACCCATTCTTCAAGAATTTCCCCCCTGCCCAGGAGGATACAAAGCCATAG